A single Anopheles arabiensis isolate DONGOLA chromosome 2, AaraD3, whole genome shotgun sequence DNA region contains:
- the LOC120908827 gene encoding RNA-binding protein spenito produces MSSIRSSERDRITVKIHNMKRSASRESPPRSKRRSSIGRYDDSSDERVTPDRMRRRVARSPSPRARYASPHRDEYSSSRSRADIGSSGGGSERYSYKVLCVSALHPKASEEFIKETLYREYKKFGDFSIRISHDLDERLAYVCFRTPEDAREAKHAKSRIILHDKVALVEPVYESSKSESYRRPRSASPPEYDRHYYARSPGVPPPDRRRPPEHHPYDGYGPPPGGRMHHPDFRPPMHHDYLPRGPPMHHHGPPHMHPGPPHHHYMPRPYMPRPRAPFEKQENKKDKFPNYLHHIQPEDDPLATRTLFAGNLEINISDDELRRIFGKYGLVEDIDIKRPAPGTGNAFAFVRYQTLDMAHRAKVELSGQYIGKFQCKIGYGKATPTTRIWVGGLGAWTSVTQLEREFDRFGAIKKIEYAKGDTQAFILYDSIDAATAAVKEMRGFALGGPDRRIRIDFADNGTVPPFAKRPFEEGGGEYRRVPEYEYPDGAPPYDDGAPGYGGGGYGARSFRGRGSGGSGSGYRGRGGGSFRGGFHHDGHRPAGAGGPPHHGPGGEEEWRRPPGGGGGEPGEYDQRRRSGSREPGGIDRSRSRSPRRRSPADSDSDSSTRRNGVLTSARTLSEVARKSSTVWQGALILKSSLFPAKFHLTDGDADIVDGLMKDEDGKHHLRITQRLRLDQPKLEDVQKRISTSSSHAIFLGLPGSNPAVSSSDDASVQTRPLRNLVTYLKQKEAAGVISLLNKETEATGVLYTFPPCEFSTELLKRTCHTLTEEGLKEDHLVIVVVRGGTA; encoded by the coding sequence ATGAGTAGCATTCGGTCCAGTGAGCGAGATCGTATTACTGTGAAGATTCATAACATGAAACGTAGCGCATCGCGCGAATCTCCACCCAGATCAAAGCGACGCAGCAGTATTGGACGCTACGACGACAGTTCGGACGAAAGAGTAACCCCCGACAGAATGCGACGACGTGTGGCCCGTTCGCCAAGCCCGAGGGCTCGCTACGCTTCCCCGCACCGTGACGAGTACAGCTCGTCGCGCAGCCGTGCCGACATCGgtagcagcggcggcggcagcgagAGATACTCCTACAAGGTGCTGTGCGTAAGCGCCCTGCACCCGAAAGCGTCGGAAGAATTCATCAAGGAGACGCTGTACCGCGAGTACAAGAAGTTTGGCGATTTCAGCATTCGCATTTCGCACGACCTGGACGAGCGGCTGGCGTACGTGTGCTTCCGCACGCCGGAGGATGCCCGCGAGGCAAAGCACGCCAAGTCGCGCATCATTCTGCACGACAAGGTGGCGCTGGTGGAGCCGGTGTATGAGTCGTCCAAGTCGGAATCGTACCGGCGGCCGCGTTCGGCCTCGCCTCCCGAGTACGACCGCCATTACTACGCGCGTTCGCCGGGAGTGCCGCCGCCCGACCGTCGCCGGCCGCCGGAGCATCACCCGTACGACGGGTACGGGCCGCCACCGGGTGGCCGGATGCATCATCCCGACTTCAGACCGCCCATGCACCACGACTACTTGCCCCGCGGGCCGCCCATGCACCATCACGGTCCGCCCCACATGCATCCCGGACCGCCACACCATCACTACATGCCCCGGCCGTACATGCCGAGACCACGGGCACCGTTCGAGAAGCAGGAGAACAAGAAGGACAAGTTCCCGAACTACCTGCACCACATCCAGCCGGAGGATGATCCGCTGGCAACACGCACGCTGTTCGCGGGCAATTTGGAGATCAACATCTCGGACGACGAGCTTCGTCGTATCTTCGGCAAGTACGGTCTAGTCGAGGACATCGACATTAAGCGGCCGGCGCCGGGCACCGGCAATGCGTTCGCGTTCGTGCGCTACCAAACGCTGGACATGGCGCACCGAGCGAAGGTCGAACTTTCCGGCCAGTATATTGGCAAATTCCAGTGCAAGATCGGGTACGGCAAGGCTACGCCGACCACGCGCATCTGGGTGGGTGGGCTGGGCGCCTGGACGTCGGTTACGCAGCTCGAGCGCGAGTTCGACCGTTTCGGAGCGATCAAGAAGATCGAGTACGCGAAGGGCGACACGCAGGCATTCATTTTGTACGATTCGATCGATGCGGCGACCGCTGCGGTAAAGGAGATGCGTGGCTTCGCTTTGGGCGGTCCCGATCGCCGCATTCGCATCGATTTCGCTGACAATGGAACGGTCCCACCGTTCGCGAAGCGCCCGTTCGAGGAGGGTGGCGGAGAGTATCGGCGCGTGCCGGAGTACGAGTATCCGGATGGTGCGCCGCCGTATGATGATGGAGCGCCCGGGTATGGGGGCGGCGGCTACGGTGCCCGTTCGTTCCGCGGTCGGGGCAGCGGTGGAAGTGGAAGTGGCTATCGGGGACGCGGTGGTGGCAGCTTCCGCGGTGGTTTCCACCACGATGGGCACCGTCCGGCCGGAGCTGGCGGACCGCCGCATCACGGACCGGGCGGTGAGGAGGAGTGGCGACGTCCaccgggcggcggcggtggtgagCCGGGCGAATATGATCAACGCCGTCGGTCCGGCTCACGCGAGCCGGGCGGTATCGATCGGTCCCGGTCGCGCTCACCACGCAGACGCAGCCCGGCGGATTCGGATTCCGACTCGTCGACACGCCGCAATGGTGTGCTGACGTCGGCCCGCACACTTTCCGAGGTGGCGCGCAAATCGAGCACCGTCTGGCAGGGCGCACTGATCCTGAAGAGTTCCCTTTTCCCGGCCAAATTCCATCTCACCGATGGCGATGCCGATATCGTCGACGGGCTAATGAAGGACGAGGATGGCAAGCACCATTTGCGCATCACGCAACGTTTGCGCCTCGATCAGCCGAAGCTGGAGGATGTGCAGAAAAGAATTTCCACCTCGTCGTCGCATGCCATCTTCCTCGGGCTGCCGGGCTCGAACCCGGCCGTGTCGTCATCGGACGATGCAAGCGTACAGACTCGCCCGCTGCGCAATCTGGTGACCTACCTGAAGCAGAAGGAAGCCGCCGGGGTAATTTCGCTGCTGAACAAGGAAACGGAAGCGACCGGCGTGCTGTACACGTTCCCGCCGTGTGAATTCTCCACCGAGCTGCTTAAACGCACCTGCCACACGCTGACGGAGGAGGGACTTAAGGAGGATCACCTAGTGATCGTGGTTGTGCGGGGCGGGACTGCCTAG
- the LOC120893543 gene encoding elongation factor Tu translates to MSFVVGRFLCHRKVSRLFKQIIQSSLSPSSIASQTFGSGGQRGLLNRRLLSSTAVGKAQQKEEHCNVGTIGHVDHGKTTLTAAITKVLSKDGNTSFISYDQIDRAPEEKARGITINAAHIGYKTSKRHYAHTDCPGHADYVKNMISGASQMDGAILVVAATDGQMPQTREHLLLARQVGVSKIVVFINKADQVDNEVLELVEIELRELLSDFGFDGVESPIIVGSALLALQGDQSELGEPSIRKLLDAIDSYIPTPTRDLTSPFLLPIDNAFTVPGRGTVVVGTLARGTMRKNDEAELLGFDEEMRTTIGGMQVFKKDVSEAKAGDNIGALLRGVKLQSVQRGMLLCAAGSERVSNHFEASMYLLAKNEGGRSKPLTSKYIQQLFSKTWNVPCRVDLVGLDMLMPGDHGAIKLTLLRKMVMSCGQSFTVRENGKTVATGLVTKVLNPVNLPQKKLIKLELENC, encoded by the exons ATGTCGTTTGTAGTGGGAAGGTTTCTGTGCCACCGTAAAGTATCTCGGTTATTTAAACAAATCATTCAATCTTCCCTGAGCCCATCAAGCATTGCATCACAGACCTTTGGTTCGGGCGGACAGCGCGGTCTTTTGAACCGAAGGCTCCTGAGCTCAACGGCTGTCGGCAAAGCACAGCAGAAGGAGGAACACTGCAATGTGGGTACTATCGGCCATGTGGACCACGGCAAAACGACGCTCACCGCTGCCATCACCAAGGTACTTTCGAAGGATGGCAACACAAGCTTCATTTCCTACGACCAGATTGATCGAGCGCCGGAGGAAAAGGCAAGAG GCATAACGATCAACGCGGCCCACATCGGATACAAGACGAGCAAGCGACACTATGCTCACACGGACTGTCCGGGCCATGCGGATTACGTGAAGAACATGATATCCGGAGCGTCTCAGATGGACGGCGCAATACTGGTCGTGGCGGCGACCGACGGACAAATGCCGCAAACGCGCGAACATTTACTGCTGGCCCGGCAGGTTGGCGTTAGCAAAATCGTCGTGTTCATTAACAAAGCCGACCAGGTAGATAACGAAGTGCTGGAACTGGTCGAGATCGAGCTGCGGGAACTGTTGAGCGATTTTGGCTTCGACGGCGTGGAGAGCCCCATCATCGTCGGCTCGGCACTGCTCGCACTGCAGGGCGATCAGTCGGAGCTGGGCGAACCGTCGATACGCAAGCTGCTGGACGCGATCGATTCGTACATTCCCACGCCAACGAGAGACCTGACGTCGCCGTTTTTGCTGCCGATCGATAACGCATTTACCGTCCCGGGCCGGGGTACGGTTGTCGTCGGCACGCTTGCACGTGGCACGATGCGGAAAAACGATGAAGCGGAGCTGCTGGGTTTCGACGAGGAAATGCGCACCACGATCGGTGGCATGCAGGTGTTCAAGAAGGACGTTAGCGAAGCGAAGGCGGGTGATAACATTGGGGCGCTGTTGCGGGGCGTTAAGCTCCAGTCCGTGCAGCGGGGCATGCTGCTGTGCGCTGCGGGCAGCGAGCGCGTCTCCAATCACTTCGAAGCGTCCATGTATCTGCTGGCCAAAAACGAGGGCGGTCGATCGAAACCGCTGACGTCGAAGTACATCCAGCAGCTTTTCAGCAAAACGTGGAACGTGCCTTGCCGGGTGGATCTGGTCGGGCTGGACATGCTGATGCCCGGCGATCATGGTGCGATCAAGTTAACGCTGCTCAGGAAAATGGTCATGTCCTGTGGGCAGTCTTTCACTGTGCGGGAGAATGGTAAAACCGTGGCGACGGGTCTAGTAACAAAGGTGCTGAATCCCGTCAATCTGCCGCAGAAGAAGCTGATCAAGCTGGAGCTAGAAAACTGTTAG